From Bifidobacterium longum subsp. longum JCM 1217, one genomic window encodes:
- a CDS encoding glycosyltransferase family 2 protein, with translation MSPTGNSDIHEALADAMSSRPYTHRQDVDTGITAVITVEEDMRFLRSTLRSVLTQNVLPGVVIIADATGRTSSRITTSFEVIPSPSGPVMEVPQSKHVTIHIVSAKGARSFGDAVSRALDRADLDDAPRALWLLHDDSRPSDDSCLERLLEAWRNTPGASVLGCKQCDWEGSHLHDVGMYAGHHAVHSLVVDGEPDQEQYDGRQDVFAVSLAGALVSMSQFTRLRGINAWLTTYSESVDFCRRVCLSGGRVVVVPQAEISHRRARYEGIRTRGGEPLKDDHTVNHAMTVHRSQQRYLYTDLAMSSWFIVWLWRLLRSFGMAISMMFGKKPYEAWVQLCLPWLALADIAGNMKSRSLVARQSKVAASSLHVLFADSQQIKQFHDRRDAFQSQQGRVLLSPLERAHLRTRTIYRWSAAVVMALVCFAAIAVMYWPVFRSIFSGGSLYSDVLLPTGASFTQLVQSATTPWVFGSGTGIPAPPTPWLLVLMLASLVTLGHVTAALAMILFVAAPLSALSFWALAGVFTRSDVVRVLGGLLWASTGIMFGWYAQANMPMLTVMVFLPAAFAFVFRAVGMYHTEDPLKPRTSVQAAAIAALCFIPVVAAEPQLLFALIVVFLMFLLFVRRKRAMLLLIPVPAAFAVAPTLVNAVRYADLGMWRQLFGDITVPTSSANGSPASLSLLEAAQRALGWRMGSTDYADLAVTVLFGVITLLALASLVLPFALRTSRLMWVVIVCGGALALVSSRVAITVDADGVVAGSAQPGIAMMILGFLACVCLVAGGAVKRFQPLHASGSDPASKKDRLHVLIVSGRVVLALILVCCIGIQCMYGIERHKDAGLGVSENGLPMVTTDYLEAGADHRVLAVSAETRNIVNYAVMRTSRGDLIDSSPVQRARLLSGKHDAVDEQLAQACASLLSNPDEEAIAAISALGFGGIYVVPETGDSLNDMPYEQLSANIAASNGTQSLVSTDSGSYYRLTLRSSASQQVDTSWQQRAQHSVWRHAWLICLGVITALYCLVAMPRRRPSYGLEEQA, from the coding sequence ATGAGTCCGACAGGTAATAGCGATATTCATGAGGCGTTGGCCGACGCCATGTCTTCTCGACCATATACGCATAGGCAGGATGTGGATACCGGCATTACGGCTGTGATCACCGTTGAGGAGGATATGCGTTTCCTCCGGTCTACATTGCGTTCGGTATTGACGCAGAATGTTCTTCCGGGGGTCGTCATCATCGCCGACGCGACCGGGCGCACCAGTTCGAGGATAACCACCTCGTTCGAGGTCATCCCCTCGCCATCGGGGCCGGTGATGGAGGTGCCGCAGTCCAAGCATGTGACCATTCACATCGTCTCGGCCAAGGGCGCACGCTCCTTCGGCGATGCGGTCAGCCGGGCATTGGATCGTGCCGATCTGGATGACGCTCCCCGCGCATTGTGGCTGCTCCATGATGATTCCCGCCCTTCGGATGACTCATGCCTTGAACGATTGCTTGAGGCGTGGCGCAATACGCCGGGCGCCAGTGTGCTCGGGTGCAAACAGTGCGATTGGGAAGGCTCCCATCTGCATGATGTCGGTATGTATGCGGGTCACCACGCCGTGCATTCCCTGGTGGTCGATGGAGAACCCGATCAGGAGCAGTATGACGGGCGGCAGGATGTGTTTGCGGTGTCGCTGGCAGGCGCGCTGGTGTCCATGTCGCAATTCACGCGACTGCGGGGCATCAATGCCTGGCTGACCACCTACAGCGAATCGGTTGATTTCTGCCGCCGTGTCTGCCTGAGCGGCGGACGCGTGGTGGTTGTCCCGCAAGCGGAGATATCACATCGTCGCGCACGGTATGAGGGCATTCGTACGCGAGGCGGGGAACCGCTTAAGGACGATCACACGGTCAATCATGCGATGACGGTGCATCGCTCCCAACAGCGGTATCTGTACACGGACCTGGCCATGTCGTCCTGGTTTATCGTCTGGCTGTGGAGGCTGCTCCGCAGTTTTGGCATGGCCATATCCATGATGTTCGGCAAGAAGCCGTATGAAGCATGGGTGCAATTGTGCCTGCCATGGCTGGCCTTGGCCGATATCGCGGGAAACATGAAATCACGCAGTCTGGTGGCCAGACAATCGAAGGTCGCCGCATCGTCCCTGCATGTCTTGTTCGCAGACAGCCAGCAGATCAAGCAGTTCCATGATCGTCGGGATGCATTCCAATCCCAGCAGGGCAGAGTGCTGCTCAGTCCGCTGGAACGTGCCCATCTGCGGACACGCACCATATATCGCTGGAGTGCGGCCGTGGTGATGGCGCTGGTGTGCTTTGCGGCCATCGCGGTGATGTATTGGCCGGTGTTCCGTTCGATATTCTCCGGCGGATCGTTGTATTCCGATGTGTTGCTTCCCACCGGTGCCAGCTTCACGCAACTGGTGCAGTCCGCCACCACGCCGTGGGTGTTTGGCAGCGGCACCGGCATTCCTGCGCCGCCCACGCCGTGGCTGCTGGTGCTGATGCTGGCCTCGTTGGTCACGCTCGGCCATGTGACCGCCGCTTTGGCGATGATACTGTTTGTGGCCGCGCCGCTGAGCGCATTGTCGTTCTGGGCGCTGGCGGGCGTATTCACCCGCTCGGACGTGGTTCGTGTGCTGGGAGGACTGCTGTGGGCATCCACCGGCATTATGTTCGGCTGGTATGCGCAGGCCAATATGCCGATGCTTACCGTAATGGTGTTCCTGCCGGCCGCGTTCGCATTCGTGTTCCGTGCCGTGGGCATGTACCATACCGAAGACCCGCTCAAGCCGCGCACATCCGTTCAGGCCGCGGCCATCGCCGCACTGTGCTTCATCCCTGTGGTGGCCGCTGAACCGCAGCTGCTGTTCGCGCTGATCGTCGTGTTCCTGATGTTCCTGCTATTCGTGCGTCGCAAGCGCGCCATGCTGTTGCTAATTCCGGTTCCTGCCGCCTTTGCGGTGGCTCCTACGCTCGTCAATGCGGTGCGTTACGCCGATTTGGGCATGTGGCGTCAACTGTTCGGCGACATCACGGTGCCAACGTCATCCGCCAACGGGTCGCCGGCGTCGCTGAGTCTGCTTGAGGCCGCACAGCGTGCGCTGGGATGGCGAATGGGGTCGACTGATTATGCCGATTTGGCGGTCACTGTGCTGTTTGGCGTCATCACGCTGCTTGCTCTTGCTTCGCTGGTGCTGCCGTTCGCGTTGCGGACCTCGCGACTGATGTGGGTGGTAATCGTCTGCGGAGGCGCGCTCGCCCTGGTCTCCAGCCGTGTGGCCATAACCGTGGATGCCGATGGTGTCGTGGCCGGTTCCGCGCAGCCGGGCATCGCGATGATGATATTGGGCTTCCTCGCCTGCGTGTGTCTCGTCGCTGGTGGGGCGGTGAAGCGATTCCAACCGTTGCATGCGTCTGGCAGTGATCCCGCATCGAAAAAGGACCGTCTGCATGTGCTCATCGTGTCTGGCCGTGTGGTGCTTGCTCTGATACTGGTGTGCTGCATTGGCATCCAATGCATGTATGGCATCGAACGTCATAAGGATGCGGGACTGGGCGTGTCTGAAAACGGCCTGCCCATGGTCACCACCGATTATCTGGAGGCCGGTGCCGATCATCGTGTGCTTGCCGTGAGCGCGGAGACCCGCAACATCGTCAACTATGCGGTGATGCGCACCTCGCGCGGCGATTTGATCGACAGCTCTCCGGTCCAGCGGGCGCGCCTGCTGTCCGGCAAGCATGATGCGGTTGACGAACAACTGGCCCAGGCCTGTGCCTCGCTGCTGTCCAATCCCGACGAAGAGGCCATCGCGGCCATCAGCGCGCTTGGATTCGGCGGCATCTACGTGGTTCCCGAGACCGGCGATTCCTTGAACGACATGCCGTATGAACAGTTGAGCGCGAATATCGCCGCATCGAACGGCACCCAGTCCCTGGTCTCCACGGATAGCGGCAGCTACTATCGTCTGACGCTGCGTAGCAGCGCCTCACAGCAGGTGGATACCTCATGGCAGCAACGTGCACAGCATAGTGTCTGGAGGCACGCCTGGCTGATATGCCTAGGTGTGATCACGGCGTTGTACTGCTTGGTCGCCATGCCTCGCAGACGACCGTCCTACGGATTGGAGGAGCAGGCATGA
- a CDS encoding DUF5719 family protein, producing MSNKTSGFKRAIGIVLGVITMLVLIALFVVLVMAPIPNIWVDKVTASDNAIDQTVSPTQSETYCPAPIGLADTGTYGDSAFQATVGNLSTQARYAAFGSVYSATVSAIGQKSSSDDVTLKDADSTDDSSVKTGAQKINQGARLINTRMLQAAAGTGTVGTIASWADDGDVRGISAASCVSTSLSQSFLLSDSTTGTTQQLIVSNLSTKPTTVDIAVWGSETAGKMALSTQSTLSVPAEGESSMELSAAVDGQHGLFVTVSSKETPIASVVRTVTMDGLTPKGSDFALPLPTASNASVAPSITAGDAVTAYLFAKADTSTGLSWITAKGLVPAKDATVTADKVTAIDLGEAPDGALGVMSTAEDAVSFSVKATRSGDSGQADFALVNAGEPSEFSGLALPDGVKASITLANTSNARRTVTLRAYDDAGASVTSKEITLDANAAQTIEAGNLSGDHGTAVVLMLEDSSKKVSWGARFSHDSLQDKDIAGLSVIDASTLMPATVHVWARNDSSIVK from the coding sequence ATGAGCAACAAAACTTCTGGTTTCAAACGTGCGATCGGCATCGTGCTCGGTGTGATCACCATGCTGGTGTTGATTGCGCTGTTCGTCGTTCTCGTCATGGCCCCCATCCCCAATATCTGGGTGGATAAGGTGACCGCTTCCGATAATGCCATCGACCAGACCGTTAGTCCGACCCAGTCCGAAACCTACTGCCCGGCACCTATAGGATTGGCCGATACCGGCACGTACGGCGACAGCGCCTTCCAGGCCACTGTCGGCAATCTGAGCACACAAGCGCGCTATGCGGCGTTCGGCTCCGTCTACAGCGCCACTGTCTCGGCGATCGGACAAAAGTCCAGTTCAGATGACGTAACTTTGAAAGACGCCGATTCGACCGACGATTCCTCGGTGAAAACCGGTGCTCAGAAGATCAATCAGGGAGCTCGTCTGATCAATACCCGTATGCTGCAGGCCGCAGCTGGCACCGGCACCGTCGGCACCATCGCATCATGGGCCGATGATGGCGATGTGAGAGGCATATCGGCGGCATCCTGCGTATCGACCTCGCTCAGCCAGTCGTTCCTGCTCTCCGACAGCACGACCGGTACCACACAGCAGCTCATCGTCTCGAATCTCTCCACCAAGCCGACCACCGTCGACATTGCCGTCTGGGGTTCCGAGACAGCCGGGAAAATGGCATTGTCCACCCAATCCACGCTGTCTGTGCCAGCCGAGGGGGAGTCCTCGATGGAACTGTCCGCCGCGGTCGATGGGCAGCATGGTCTGTTCGTGACCGTTTCCAGCAAGGAGACTCCTATCGCGTCCGTGGTGCGCACGGTGACCATGGATGGTCTGACACCGAAGGGTTCTGATTTCGCGCTGCCGCTGCCGACCGCATCCAATGCATCGGTGGCGCCGTCCATCACTGCCGGCGATGCGGTCACCGCTTATCTGTTCGCCAAGGCAGACACCAGCACCGGGCTGTCATGGATTACCGCCAAAGGCTTGGTTCCCGCCAAAGATGCCACCGTCACTGCTGATAAAGTGACGGCGATCGACTTGGGAGAAGCTCCTGATGGGGCGTTGGGCGTGATGTCCACCGCAGAGGACGCCGTGTCGTTCTCCGTCAAGGCCACACGCTCCGGTGACTCCGGCCAAGCCGATTTCGCATTGGTCAATGCCGGCGAGCCATCCGAATTCTCGGGGTTGGCCCTTCCCGACGGAGTAAAGGCCTCCATCACGCTGGCCAATACGTCCAATGCGCGCAGGACGGTCACCTTGCGCGCCTACGATGATGCCGGTGCTTCGGTAACCTCCAAGGAAATCACACTGGATGCGAACGCAGCACAAACGATTGAAGCCGGCAATCTTTCCGGCGATCATGGCACCGCGGTCGTGCTGATGTTGGAGGACTCATCCAAGAAAGTGAGCTGGGGAGCGCGGTTCAGTCACGATTCGTTGCAAGACAAGGACATCGCCGGATTGTCCGTCATCGACGCTTCAACGCTGATGCCCGCCACGGTTCATGTCTGGGCTCGGAACGATTCCTCCATCGTCAAGTAG
- a CDS encoding metallopeptidase family protein — protein MFGTRLPRYRTRTGMFDDMVAAQVRRLGQAWPELIRPLQFAVEDVPPSDPTPWQTEPNMTSQCFPASHGIPARVVLYRMPLQTEAPTKLELQLAVRDELVARIAELYGRRPEEIDPDWGL, from the coding sequence ATGTTCGGCACCCGTCTGCCCCGTTACCGCACTCGCACCGGCATGTTCGACGATATGGTGGCGGCCCAGGTTCGCAGGCTCGGCCAAGCGTGGCCGGAACTGATACGTCCGCTCCAGTTCGCGGTGGAGGATGTGCCGCCTTCGGATCCGACGCCTTGGCAGACCGAGCCGAATATGACGTCCCAGTGCTTCCCCGCCAGCCACGGCATTCCCGCACGAGTCGTGCTCTACCGCATGCCGTTGCAGACCGAGGCACCTACCAAGCTCGAACTGCAATTGGCCGTCAGGGATGAGCTGGTGGCCCGCATAGCGGAATTGTATGGGCGCAGGCCCGAGGAAATCGACCCCGACTGGGGCCTGTGA
- a CDS encoding HAD-IIB family hydrolase, translated as MVVRSWSELDFDNVCSNAKVFGFDLDNTLASSKQLMKPAMIERFCALLDHTVVALISGGGMAVVTSQVLDVLTPNARRGNLHVMPTSGSRYYRWDGTQWALVYAHDLSEATVAAVSESLERHARELGLWEQQVWGPRIENRGSQITFSALGQFAPVAAKQAWDRDNTKKQALVEAVKADLPHMRVRAGGYTSVDVSECGIDKAYAVRKLTQTLGIRADEMVFVGDRMTPTGNDYPAVEAGAIGVRVENPQDTVQLLDALLARFDTPAR; from the coding sequence ATGGTGGTACGTTCGTGGTCCGAACTTGATTTCGATAATGTCTGCTCCAACGCCAAGGTGTTCGGTTTCGATTTGGACAACACACTGGCCAGCTCAAAACAGCTGATGAAGCCCGCGATGATCGAACGGTTCTGTGCGTTGCTCGACCATACGGTGGTGGCCCTGATCTCAGGGGGCGGCATGGCGGTGGTCACCTCGCAGGTGCTGGATGTACTCACCCCGAATGCCAGGCGCGGCAATCTGCATGTCATGCCTACCTCCGGCTCCCGGTATTACCGGTGGGATGGCACGCAATGGGCCTTGGTGTATGCGCATGATCTGTCCGAAGCCACCGTGGCCGCTGTCTCGGAAAGTCTTGAGCGACATGCCCGGGAACTGGGATTGTGGGAACAGCAGGTATGGGGGCCTCGAATCGAGAACAGGGGCAGCCAGATCACCTTCTCCGCTCTTGGGCAGTTCGCGCCCGTAGCGGCCAAGCAGGCATGGGATCGCGATAACACGAAGAAACAGGCGCTGGTCGAAGCGGTCAAGGCCGATCTGCCGCATATGCGGGTCAGGGCCGGCGGATACACCAGTGTGGATGTCAGCGAATGCGGCATCGATAAGGCCTATGCCGTGCGCAAGCTGACGCAGACACTTGGCATACGGGCCGATGAAATGGTGTTCGTGGGTGATCGCATGACGCCTACGGGTAATGACTATCCCGCGGTTGAGGCCGGTGCGATCGGTGTTCGTGTTGAGAATCCGCAAGATACGGTACAACTGCTGGATGCACTGCTTGCGCGATTCGATACTCCAGCTCGATAG
- a CDS encoding ComF family protein, with amino-acid sequence MDGPSVYKWWHAMWAQVCNLLFPRGCAGCDAPDEVLCAACWALFAQCRERDADSGGGARIWSASIYQGAVRRAILDWKDHDDTELDGPFGRIMVSLLNKTPIPSSCLGHRVLVVPVPSSLASMRRRGRAHTAPLAKSVAGALRGCGVDARPCNALSSSTKARSVQQVSSAQRARRITGHVRVKRDLIGHGDAVLLVDDIVTTGATVRQCVQAFQQAGTKVVGVLVLADAVVRRSDDDING; translated from the coding sequence ATGGACGGGCCGAGCGTATACAAGTGGTGGCATGCGATGTGGGCACAGGTCTGCAATCTGCTGTTTCCACGCGGCTGCGCTGGGTGTGACGCGCCGGATGAGGTATTGTGTGCGGCATGCTGGGCCCTGTTCGCGCAATGCCGGGAACGGGATGCAGACAGTGGTGGCGGAGCCCGTATATGGTCCGCATCGATTTATCAGGGAGCGGTACGTCGTGCCATTCTCGACTGGAAGGACCACGACGATACCGAGCTTGACGGCCCGTTCGGCCGCATCATGGTGTCGCTGCTGAACAAGACGCCAATACCATCATCATGCTTGGGTCATCGCGTATTGGTGGTTCCGGTGCCATCATCGCTGGCGTCAATGCGCCGAAGAGGACGTGCCCATACGGCACCGTTGGCCAAATCGGTGGCAGGGGCATTGCGTGGGTGCGGCGTCGATGCGCGACCATGCAATGCCCTGAGCTCCTCCACCAAGGCACGCTCCGTGCAGCAGGTCTCTTCGGCACAGCGTGCCCGTCGTATCACCGGTCATGTCAGGGTGAAGCGTGATCTCATCGGCCATGGCGACGCGGTGCTTCTCGTTGATGACATCGTCACCACAGGTGCCACCGTGCGGCAATGCGTTCAGGCGTTTCAGCAGGCCGGCACCAAGGTGGTGGGCGTGCTGGTATTGGCGGATGCCGTGGTGCGACGGTCCGATGACGATATCAACGGGTGA
- a CDS encoding LexA family protein, which produces MTQQSESQAMAHEATLFVMQMAGDSMINAGIHNGDLLIVDRSLTPVPGDVVAAVMDDEIAIKRLVSRAGITILHAENPRYPDYMPSNGASPAIWGIVTDVIHPLISSSDRRTTASANTSTPTTLVPAC; this is translated from the coding sequence ATGACACAGCAATCCGAGTCACAGGCCATGGCGCACGAGGCCACGCTGTTTGTTATGCAGATGGCCGGCGATTCCATGATCAATGCCGGTATTCACAACGGCGATCTGCTGATTGTCGATCGTTCGTTAACACCAGTCCCCGGAGATGTGGTTGCGGCTGTCATGGACGACGAAATCGCCATCAAGCGGCTGGTTTCACGGGCCGGCATCACCATATTGCACGCCGAGAATCCGCGATACCCCGATTACATGCCGAGCAACGGCGCTTCGCCTGCTATCTGGGGCATCGTAACCGATGTCATTCACCCGTTGATATCGTCATCGGACCGTCGCACCACGGCATCCGCCAATACCAGCACGCCCACCACCTTGGTGCCGGCCTGCTGA
- a CDS encoding sensor histidine kinase, whose product MASKKQQQSRLDAMKPRVKPVDLFSSLKLELSALIVIATAIAFAMCWFLLKFGWSGWIAMPLTLVVALGITYFFSRGITAPLRQMRDVAEAMADGDYTVRVDIDQDRHDEVGKLARSFNEMAGELEHADKMRRDMIANVSHELRTPVSALQAMVENMADGVTEPTPTNLESILTQTQRLSDLIAFLLDLSRMEAGAASLNIEKFNFADFLDETIEPLEIADGGHAHDIRVTVPADITMEGDQDRLRQLFTNIIANALKHSADGTTVLVDAHEDENQGTIVTNVVNFGSQIAPSDRLDIFRRFVKGKTGPGTESGGTGLGLSIARWAAQLHGGTVKVVDDTRGADFEIILPKYHIAER is encoded by the coding sequence ATGGCATCCAAAAAACAACAGCAATCCCGGCTTGATGCGATGAAACCTCGCGTCAAGCCGGTTGATTTGTTCTCATCTCTGAAGCTGGAACTCAGCGCACTGATCGTTATCGCCACTGCCATCGCGTTTGCCATGTGCTGGTTCCTCCTGAAATTCGGCTGGTCCGGTTGGATCGCCATGCCGCTGACTTTGGTGGTGGCCTTGGGCATCACCTATTTCTTCTCTCGCGGCATCACCGCTCCCCTACGCCAGATGCGCGATGTGGCCGAAGCCATGGCGGATGGCGATTACACGGTCCGCGTGGATATCGATCAGGATCGTCATGACGAGGTCGGCAAGCTGGCTCGCTCGTTCAACGAGATGGCCGGCGAACTCGAGCATGCCGATAAAATGCGCCGCGACATGATCGCCAATGTGAGCCATGAGCTGCGCACGCCCGTTTCCGCTTTGCAGGCGATGGTCGAGAACATGGCCGACGGCGTCACCGAGCCCACTCCCACCAATCTGGAGAGCATCCTCACCCAAACGCAGCGTCTCTCCGATCTCATCGCCTTCCTACTGGACCTGAGCCGTATGGAGGCCGGTGCGGCGAGTCTGAATATCGAAAAGTTCAACTTCGCCGACTTTCTTGACGAGACCATCGAGCCGTTGGAAATCGCCGATGGTGGCCACGCCCACGACATCCGCGTCACCGTGCCGGCCGACATCACGATGGAAGGCGATCAGGACCGCCTGCGCCAGCTATTCACCAACATCATCGCCAACGCGCTGAAACATTCGGCCGACGGCACCACCGTGCTGGTCGACGCCCACGAGGACGAAAACCAAGGCACCATCGTGACCAATGTGGTGAATTTCGGCTCCCAGATTGCGCCTTCCGACCGTTTGGACATCTTCCGGCGCTTTGTCAAAGGCAAGACGGGTCCCGGCACCGAGTCGGGCGGCACCGGTCTTGGCCTGTCCATCGCGCGCTGGGCGGCCCAATTGCACGGTGGCACCGTCAAAGTGGTCGACGACACGCGAGGTGCCGATTTCGAAATCATCCTGCCTAAATATCACATCGCCGAACGCTGA
- a CDS encoding response regulator transcription factor, producing the protein MLNTTARQNTTPRTVLVVEDEPTLATAIAQRITAEGWTARVAGDGASAVQAASQLRPDLVIMDIMLPVMDGLEATKRIVAERPVPVLILTARDDEADKVIGLGAGADDYMTKPFSMRELIARCKALLRRVERAKVIAKNSENEKLLDFGSMVIDPAQRIVTVNGEQVHLTPTEFDLLATLARRPKSVLTREKLLEEVWDWVDASGTRTVDSHVKALRHKLGADTIRTVHGVGYAFEPPTA; encoded by the coding sequence ATGCTCAATACCACAGCGCGTCAGAATACGACACCGCGCACGGTGCTGGTGGTCGAGGACGAGCCCACGCTCGCCACGGCCATCGCCCAGCGCATCACCGCTGAAGGATGGACCGCTCGCGTGGCCGGGGACGGCGCTTCCGCCGTCCAGGCCGCGTCCCAGCTACGCCCCGATCTGGTGATCATGGACATCATGCTGCCGGTTATGGATGGTCTAGAGGCCACCAAACGCATCGTCGCCGAACGTCCGGTGCCGGTGCTGATCCTCACCGCACGTGATGACGAGGCCGACAAGGTCATCGGTCTGGGAGCGGGTGCCGATGATTACATGACCAAGCCGTTCTCCATGCGCGAGCTTATCGCCCGCTGCAAGGCGCTGCTGCGCCGCGTGGAGCGTGCGAAGGTCATCGCCAAGAACTCGGAGAACGAGAAGCTGCTCGACTTCGGTTCGATGGTCATCGACCCGGCCCAGCGCATCGTCACCGTGAACGGCGAACAGGTGCATCTGACCCCCACCGAGTTCGATCTGCTGGCCACGCTGGCCCGCCGCCCGAAGTCGGTGCTCACCCGCGAAAAGCTGCTCGAAGAGGTCTGGGACTGGGTCGACGCATCCGGCACCCGCACCGTCGACAGCCACGTCAAGGCGCTGCGCCATAAGCTCGGTGCCGATACCATCCGCACCGTGCATGGCGTGGGCTACGCTTTCGAGCCGCCGACCGCGTGA